TTTTCGTTGGCGGGGTTCCCCCGCTCCGTGACGAACTCGGCCAGCCGGGTCAGCGGGATCTCGAACGGTTCCCCGCCAAAGCCGTGGACGGCGACCCGCTCCCTTGACCCATATCCGATCCGGGTGACCACAGCCGTTGACGGCAGGACGTCGACCGGCACGACGGCGTCGCCGATCAGGGCGTTGAGAAACGAGCTCTTCCCCGCCTTGAACTGCCCGAGAAGGGCCACGTCCACCACACCGCCGCCCAAGAGCATTTCCCGACACGCCGCCAGCTGCGGCGCGAGGGAGTCGATGCGAAATCGTCGGCAAATCGCGCCGACGAGGTCGACGATTCCGGACAGATCCATCCCCGGGAATCCTTCCTGCGAGGCTCCGATGCCCCCCTATTCCGCGTGCGGGTGGGTGTATCGCATCACCTTGACCTTTTCGAGGGTGATCATCCCGCCTCCGATCATTTCGTCGAGTCTCGGCATCACCCGGTCGATGTCCTCCTGCGTGTCCACCACCTCCACGATCAACGGGAGATCGCGCGACAGCCGGAGGATCTTGTCGGTGTGGTAGACGCTGTGGGCGCCGAACCCCGCCACGCCGCGTAACACCGTGGCGCCATGAAACTTTTCCTTCTTCAGGAGTTCCACCAGCGCCTCGTGCAGGGGACGCCCCTCGAACTTGTCCCCCTCCCCGATGAAGAT
This is a stretch of genomic DNA from Candidatus Deferrimicrobium sp.. It encodes these proteins:
- a CDS encoding DUF190 domain-containing protein: MPKLVGENVLMRIFIGEGDKFEGRPLHEALVELLKKEKFHGATVLRGVAGFGAHSVYHTDKILRLSRDLPLIVEVVDTQEDIDRVMPRLDEMIGGGMITLEKVKVMRYTHPHAE